The following nucleotide sequence is from Mobula birostris isolate sMobBir1 chromosome 15, sMobBir1.hap1, whole genome shotgun sequence.
TGAAGTTATAGATCAATGGTGCCAAGTTTAATCCTATCATTAGTAATCCTGCGGGCCAGGGTGTCCTGCTGTACACACACTTTTCTGTTCATTATTGTCAGGGAGTGATCCAGAAAGAAAAGGAAGGTCAGATAATGGAGCAGGTTTTGATCTGTGGCTGAGCTCAGCTGTCACTTTCAGTAGATTTTAATACAATTGTACAGAAATTGTCTTGTCAACTAAATAAATCAGGGATTATGTTTCAGAAGTGGAGGCTCCAGCTCCATTGGTTGTAAATGATCACGAGACCAAGAGTTATCAAAGGCAAATTTGTTCCTAGCTTTGATGCAAAGCTGAAATATTCTTACTGTACATGAAAAATTATCCACGTCTATAAATCAGTTTTTATTAGTATTTTATAAGGAACAGACCTAAAATAATGTAAAAATATTTTAGTATAAATTCTAGGAAAGCTTCACGTACCTATATTCTACAAACAGTAACACCTGATGAATAAAAACACCGGTTAACCCTCACTGCAGCAAATCACTTCACGtggaaaaaaaagcacagcaaaaAAATCTGTTCATATTTCCTTTCATCGTAATCCGAGCTCGTGTTGCTCCTAAGACCTACAATAACTTGCCGTAAATTTCATTTACAAAACAGGTTAGTGATTACAGTTGTGATTCAAATGACGACCTCGATCTCAGTTGTGTGTTGGTGTGGCACCTGCTGCATTGTCCGCTAGTTTCCTTCGATGGTCTGCAGGTGGCCGAGGTGGAGGATTTGTGGGGGGCTGATGAATACTTACTCCAGCCTGTAAGTTTCCAGACTGTTGTGAATGGATGGGGCTCCATTCCTCCTTTCGTACAGCAGCCTAGATGGAGAAAGATAATCCAACTTAATTTTTGtaaaagcagaatcagaatcaggtttattatcaccgtcacgtgacgtgaaatttgttaacttagcagcagcagttcaatgaaatacataatctagcaaagaaaggaaataataataataaagtaaaaacatgataataaatgaacacactgtaaatcaattatgtatatcgaatagattattttaaaaatgtgcaaaaacaaaaataacagaaatactgtatactaaaaaaaagtgaggtagtgtccaaagcttcaatgtctatttaggaatcggatggcagaggggaagaagctgttcctgaatcactgagtgtgtgctttcaggcttctgtatctcctacctgatggtaacagtgagaaaagggcatgccctgggtgctggaggtctttaataatggatgctgcctttctgagacaccgctccctgaaggtgcctgggtactttgtcggctagtacccaagatggagctgactagattgacaaccttctgcagattcttacagtcctgtgcagtagcccctccataccagacagtgatgcagcctgtcagaatgctctcaacggTACAACTACAGAACATCATAACATCATACTCATCCTACTGTTGCATGTTTTAGTTTAGAGTTGTCCTAAAAAATAGCTTTCAATAGAAAAAATCTCTAGGAATACAATGCTGGGTTTTAGTCTGAATTGGTATCATTTGAAAGTACAGACCAAAGTGTGCAGTTTCATGGTCTTACCACACAGAAATGAGATCGTCCCAGTCTCTGGGAACAATACTGATACCGGGAATGCAAATGAATAGTTCGGTAAAAGCTGCTTCACAGGTAAGTAGCATAGCGAAGAAGGCAGCTGGTACACTGGCCTTCACTGGTCAGGCACGGAGTGCAGCGGTTGGAAAGATGCATTTCTGTAAAGCATCATTGagcctgcacttggagtattgcattcagttttggCCACTTTGTTAAAGGAAAGATTATATTAAACTCGAAaacatttaccaggatgttgcctggacttagggactctgcctttgccccttctcctgtcagtagaaacagttctgctgggcttggTAGCTAAGCAGCTACACTAcacatgaaagccaggagctggacttggttgtcaggggctattTGCGATACACGCAAATTGGGATGTATTTCAATTTGATACACTTTTAAAATTGGGAGCTttaaataggtagtgggagcttatccccactacactcccctccctccctcccagctATGACCTTAAGGAACCAACTGACTGACTGTTCCACGTGTTGCATGAATTTGTACACACTGAGCTCTGGAAGCTGGTGGTGAAAAACACAGGAATAAACCATACCTGCCCTGACTGAGAGTTCCTTGTGTAACACATGTACATTCTGCAATGGATGTGTAGCTTCCCGTTCACTCCAGCAGCCCCTCAAGGCTGAGAATGACTTTCCTCCACTCCCGTTCTGTGGGGTCCAGAGGTAGGTGGCTGAAGTGTCCTCACCTGCACAGGTGGGCAGGTGATGCGGCAGAGCAGGCGCACGGTTACAGGTCTCTCCAATGGAGAGCGTACTCCTTGTGTGAATGCTCTGTGCTTCTATTAGAGAGACCCAAGACTCCTAGTGATTCCTTCCTTTGAGTGCTCACAGGCTAACGATTCCCACAGGTTGGGGAAGATGTTACAATGTTACAATTTTTTTCCAAGCGCCTTTGAAAACATTCTTCAAGCACTTTCTCTGCCTCATGGAGATCTCCTgtaaagatagtcctcagagcagaGTGCTTTCACCAGTGGGTGGGTGTCTGGCACCCAGACAATATGGCCCTCCTTCAGCTCGGTTAGGCACCATCGCAGGAGATGTTGGTCTGTTGGAGCACGACATTGGTTTTTTGCAGAGGCAGCAGTGCTGCTACCTTTTTAATGCTTTGAGCTGCCTACTCCATATCCCGGAAGCATGGAAATGAAGGTGGGATCTCTGCTGCTCCAGGCACCACGAGCTTGGTGCCAGGACTTAGAGCTTGATCTTCCCACCTGAGCCAGCGGTGCCGAATCTCTCCAGTggttgcctgatttgctgaaaACTGGCTTCATTTGCTCAAGGGGCTCATCATCGGGCTGCAGTGCCAAGTGCAGTGACAGTATTGTGCAGCAGAAACAAGTACCTTCCAAAAGTTGGGCATTAAACATTGTCTTACAGCTCAACCTCAAAGTACACACTTCCATGTTATCTGTAAATCAATGACTTTGGTTGGGGCAAACCTAATTCTGGACTAGAGGTGAAGAGGTTTGAACAGCCTCTGCTTGGTCCTGTGGATTAATTCCAGCGGGGAGCTTGTTGTAGGAGGGGTAAGTTACAGCAGTGTGCAAGATAAAATGGGTCCAGGATGATGATATTTATTTGATTGACCCAATCTACATTGAGTTAGGGTCTGTGGTATACTCACTGGTTAGGATCACGGCTTGCATGCCATTGTTAAAGCTACAGACTATCTAACAGGATTTTGATcttgaaaagaccataagatacagaagtAGAGTTAAgacacttggcccattgagtctgctctgccaatccatcatggctgatccattttaatAGGTTcaatacattctgaaattctttttctttgcaaacatccacaaaagtaAAAGAGTGctttaaagaatgaatgacagttaaatgttagaaccccaaagccccccccagctcctccTTCCCGcccataagcagcagcaaagtgacgactctccctcccccaccagcaaaaaaaaaagcatcggtgcccccccgagcactcaagcgtgcagcaagcatcaataaagacactgacttgcagtatcccaaagactactcgttcacccagtattcgacataccacaggctctctctctctctctctccctaataagggagaaagagatgtctccatttcacagtgagaagggagacataacaaagcaactcactgatttatggtgttaaaagtttgttgcatcactttttccgagctctgtgcccaaagatctcgggtctctgggcacatagccagcagccagctcgctgcttacaATCTTCCATCTCACACGGTGCACCAGTTTTCTGCGGTAGCACTGACCTCAAATCCACTTGCcttcagccccaatttcctggcttctccccatgtcccttcatgccctaactaatcaagaatctatcaacttctgccttaaatatacccaatgacgtggcctccacagcctcctctgcCAACAAATTGCAGATTCATCCGTCTGTCTGgatacagaaattcctcctcatctccattctaaatggacacccctctattctgtgttctctggtctcagactctccaaccatcagaaacatcctctccacatccactctctcgagGCCTTTCACAttcgatgtttcaatgaggtcatcccttcttcttctgaattccggtgagtagaggcccagagctatcaaacacacctcataagacaagcctttcattcccggaatcattttcatgaacctcctttgaaccttcaccaaagtcagcacatcctttcttagataaggggcacaaaactgctcacaatactccaagtgaggccttgccagtgctttgtgaagtctcaacattacatccttgcatttagtcctcttgaaataaatgctcacattgtatttgccttcctcaccaccaattcaacctgcaagttaacctttagcaaATCCTGCACAATCTAAAAAATAGTGTATGCTTTTATGTCTTCTACCAAATGATTCTTCATAAGTCCTGTTGGACAGAGTGGTTAAGATGACAAGTAGGATCACAAGGAGGAGTAACAAAGGCCAATATACTCTCTATCTTCTTAACTCTTGCTGCACCTCTATATTTGCTTTCAAGTACTGGTGTACAAGGACATCCAAGACCCTTTGTACATCAATATCAGTCTATCACTATTTAAATAACAGTCTGTCCTTCTGTTCCATCTACAGGTTGTGTCCTTTGCATTTATATACATCAGCCTACATCCTCCACATTTTGTTCATGTCCAATATACCTTCGACATTCCTTGTAGCCTTCTCACAAATTGTAATCCCACTCAGTTTGATGTCAACAATATGCTTAAAAAACCATTGCATTTCATTccctcattcaaatcattgatatacatttcAAATAGCTGAGGCCCAAGCACTCAAATATACTACATCCTCTGGTTctttcccttttctttttccaCTAGTTATATCCTTATAACATCTAATAGTTTGGTCAGGCACAATGTTGACTCTGTTGAATCCTGCTAATATGTATATTTTTAAAGAGTCTTGTCACCTTGTCTTTATGATAGACTCCTGCCATTTcccttccactgatgttgggctaACCAGTCCATTGTTCCTCGTTTCTCTCCCCTTTTTTGGGGACTTACATTTACCACCTACAAATCTGCAGGAAATGTTCCACAGTGTATAGCACTTcaaaagatgacaaacaatgCCACCAGTTTCATGGTTATTCTTTTAGTGCATTGGGATGACGACTacaaggccctggggatttaccagtTTACAGTGGTATTCATTTCTACAGTTCTTTGTCCCCTAAAGTATTATTAACTTCCTTGATTTCCACATTCTCATTATACTCTTTGTTTGCACATAATTTCTTTTATTGATAACAAAACCAAGGTCTTGTTTACTTACTCCAATACTTCCCTGTTCCCCATTGTATATTCTCCCATTTCTGAATGAAAGGGATCTACACTAGTCTTAACTAATACTTACATGCTTTtttcaatacagtaatataaacaTATGTTTCTTAAAAATATAATCTCATCTTCTATCTTTCCCTTTCTTAATCAAAACACCCTGTTTTTCGCTGAATTCTGAACAGCTCCCAATTCCAATTCAGCTGTCAGATACCCTTTCGGCTTATTTGAAGTTGAGAAAGTCCATGCACAGTAGTCAAACTGCTCGTTGCATTTTCCTTGAATGTGCGACGAATGTACCTTTTGATGGCTGAAATCCATTTGAAATTCTGGAAGAAGCTCTTGGTCCAAAACAAGATGGTTGAGGAGTATACATGTGACGACTTTCCCTGAAGCAGATTGCAGCGAGATCCCTCTGCAATGACCAGTTATCTCCTTTCTCGAAGACGCTTACTTTTATCACATCTCTGTAACCATCTGGCACGCTCTCCCCCTCGCAGAAGAAGGGGGTGAGGTTAATCTGTGCCAGACCTATGCCACTGCCACCTCTACTTCAGCAGGGATTAGTTGGCTCCTGATACACATTTGTTTTTCAGTGGTGTGATGGCTTTTTCAATCTCTTGCTGAGCAGTGCTAGTATAGTAGCAGGTAGCTGTGGGATGGAGTCAAGGACACTCAGCTGAAGGTCTTGGTAGAGGAGTTATTCTCCATGCTCAACATACAATTAAAAATTATTACATTTGCATTGTTACTAGAAAACCCTCTACTAACAGAGCATCTTTAAAGTTAATAAAATGTTCCAAAGTACATCAAAGAAGCATTGCTTGAAACTACATAATAGGATAGAGATGGGACCAAAGCTTGACCAAAGAAATATGATTTTGTGGAGTGACTTAAAAAGAAAGAGCCAAAGAGAGAAAATACTGAGAATTAGTGAGTTGCCAGAATGACCAGCTGCTTATGCACAATTAATACCGCAAATTCCTAGGAATCCGATGCTTATAAGCATGGCTAATATTTCACTTCAGTTTAAAACACTGAAGTAGTTCGCAGTACAGACAAAGTAAATATTTGAGGTGTTGCATTGAGTAGTCTGATTTCACACTGAGAATGAAATACCAGTACGGCTGCTCCATCTAGCTACAAATGCAGGTGATTTTAAAACATCTGTCCTCAACTAAATCTGGAGGAACTATTTCATCTGGTGAGAGTGTTCAAAATATATTTGAAGAATCTTTTAAAATTAGCATATCATTGAATAGTGCAGTTGGAAAGAGCTTCACAAAAAGCTTACAGTCAATAGCGAATCTTTTCCTTGTAAGGCGTGTTGGGACTGGGCCAAATGAAACACTTAAGTGTTTTCCATCATTAATCAAAAGGGTGAAAATGGTTGACTGAAATAAGATACTGACCGACTATGCTcttattaaaataacacacacaaagtgctgcaggaactcagcaggccaggcagcatctgtggaaaagagtaaatagtcgccGAGTCgggccaagccccttcatcaggatttcttATTAAAGTGGTGGACAGACACCAGAGGTTAAATGGCTGCCTCTTGTCCAATGAACTACGACATGAAAGGCAAGCAAATTATAAACTAGGTGTGGGTTACAATAAACATTCTATTAAAAGTGACTCAGGCTTGAAAGTGCACCTTAAAGACCATAGTAATACAGCATTTGAGACACACTGCTGTCAGTTGTGAATTGACTTCCCTCTAAAGGATGACTCCATCCTGGTAACTCCACCCACTATGTCTTgctccagtgagcagcagttgaaCAAAGCTCCTATAGGCCCCAAGGAACAAACACAGCGTACCAAAAATAGTATTTCTGCAATTACAGATTTGACATCAGCTTTAGTTCTGAAATATCAACTAACTCCTACAGGAAGTTAGAAAACAAGAGtacttcaccaggaggagcttcaTATCATGACCAGAGCCCAATAACTCCCTCAAGAATTAAGACTACCATCCGGGAAAGGAAAGTCCAGTGACCCAGATCATGAGACTTTCCATTCCCCTTGGCCACTGCTTTAATTCTAATTAccaaaaaaaacaactttcaaacaacacaACTGTGGATTTTAAACATTGCTATAGGAACCCACATCTTGCTGCTGCGTTTAGCCAAGACTGATTCAATGGCAGTACAAGGACTTTAACATCCTTCTAGGTTACGCCTGACTTTTTAGTTGACTATTTAATTGTTATCATTTAATCAAATGCCCATTTTTTAATGATGTAAGTATACATCCAATAAATCAGAGCTGCTTTTAAGGTCATTGAGGATGTATAATACCCTGCCATTACGTTGCTAACAGAAGATAGTTTTGCCTTGCTACATCCTATGAAAACATGTCGTAAGGATTTATTGGGAAATGTTTCGAGGTGTGTAACCAAGAGACTCTGTTAACAGGAATCAATCTTATTCATTCTGTTACACAATTCAAGCCTCTGCCATTGACCTCACCATTTTTCTATGTcgttttgtttatttttaataaaTTAAAAGCTGCAGATGTTTATTTAATTTGAAGATAGAAACTATATGTTTTTTTTAGATCTCTTACTGAGCACACTGCAActcccactcacacacagggctttAGCAAACAGCTAAAACAAATTCCCTTGCTCTTACTTGTAACAACTATGAGTGCTTGAAATCTTAGGCTGGCGATGGGACTAGTTGTGGCCTGTATAGAACTACCCTTAAGGGATCCATGAAGTATATATCTACTCTGTCGAACTTGTAAAGTTATCAGTACAGTAACAAAACTGAATAACTATTAATGTCTGAGGTGAAGTGTGAGCAGTGTTTGCTAACTTGTGGTTTCACATTGAGAATGTAACATTAGTATTACTGCTCCACCTTGCTATAGATGCAGGTGTCGGTTTCAAAAACATACACCCAGCAGCCACTGTATTAGACAggcctactcattaatgcaaatatctaatcagccaatcacgtggcagcaactcaatgaataaaagcatgctAGTAATATCAAGAGATTTAGTTGTTGcccagactaaacatcagaatagggacgaaatgtgatctaaatgactttgactgtgtaaTGATTGttgggtttgagtatctcagaagctgctgatctcctgggattttcacacacagtagTCTCTAGAATTTATGGGGAACGTtggcaaaagcaaaaaaaaaaacatctagtgagcagcCGCTCCGTGGGTAAAAATGCCTCATTTATAAGaggggtcagagaagaatggccagagtggttcaagctgactggaaggcgacagtgactcaaacagccacacgttacaacagtggtgtgcagaagagcatctctcagTGCACAACTCATTAAACCTTGAAgtcgatgggctacagcagcaaagaaGATCACACTGGGTTTCAGtccggtacctaataaagtggccattgactgCATACCTCAGCATTCCTGGCTAGAGCTGCTTACAGATAATCACCTTCATTTTGGTTAATAGATTGTGAATTCAACTAGCAACTGTTTcagaaacaaataaatcaatcacTAGTTGATCACAGCGAGACCAGATTGAGAACTGAACCACTCGTTCATCTCATGAAAGATTAAAAAAATCTTACACCAATTTATCACACGTAATAACAGTTTCGCAAACTAACAGTGACTGACGTGCTCGGGAAATTGAGAAAGATCATGTATCGGGTTACAATTCCACAAGAATATTAAAATCGACTTACAAGGAGATAAATGAGACTGGCAATGCCCAGGTTTACGGTGCCAAGAACTGTGGGCAACATAAATCCTCCAGGCACGGCAAGGCTGCAGAGAATTAAGCAAACAGCACAATATGTTAGTCTGCCACCAAAGCACAACATAATCCAGACATCAACTGATTAAATACCTGAAAATTTTGTAATATGACAACACTCACTAACTTATCTGGCATTGATCACAGGTAAGAAAGTTAGACATACTGAGCATTATACAACCAAACAACATATTTTAAGCAATAATGATGAAAAACTAAAAACCCACTCATGTCTTTGTAGATAAGAAAATTACAAAAAACAAAATTGTTTGGATATCAAGTTACTAAAATCTATATTAAAACCAGTGTGCTCAGATCATGATTCTTGTATcaagtatttctatgttacattgactgttctatttattataaactactatgtttgcacattgcatatttagatggagacggaatgtaaggatttttactcctcatgtatatgaaagatgtaagaaataaagccaattcaattcaataaagaAAATtcgagagacagaaagagagttGAGGAATTTCTACCATGCATGAAGAATAGCACGGACGTAGTAATTCCGGGTCAAAGGTCCAAACAAGTTCACAACAGCTGCCAGAAAGCGCTGACCcctaaatacaaaaaaagaaataggATTACAGTACCATCAGATAGAGTATGAAACTACATTTGGCTAAAGTACAAACCCTATTCATTCATAAATTATTTCAAATCCCACAGTTCTGTCATTATTTGCATCTTGCAAAATATTTTGATTTGAGTAATTACTTCTTCATACTTATCACTTTTAAATGTAGTCTAACTTCTCTATTTAAAGTTTACTTACGGTCTCTCCATGGTGGTGCCTTTGCTCCTTTTCCCTCGGGGATATTCCAGTAACATTACAAAAACTcctgcagcactgagcatcaccAGGTAAGGAAAAAAATGCATAATCACAATGATTCAGCATGTGCAATCCTCAGATGGTCATAGAACCTCTCCCCTAATGCCATGGCCTTTTAAACAAATTAAACAGCAAAGATTAGCTGTTCAACA
It contains:
- the cyba gene encoding cytochrome b-245 light chain; protein product: MGKIEWAMWANEQALASGLIMLIGGIVGVAGQFKRWEFAAYGIAAGVFVMLLEYPRGKRSKGTTMERPGQRFLAAVVNLFGPLTRNYYVRAILHACLAVPGGFMLPTVLGTVNLGIASLIYLLAAVRKEEWSPIHSQQSGNLQAGVSIHQPPTNPPPRPPADHRRKLADNAAGATPTHN